From Aristaeella lactis, the proteins below share one genomic window:
- a CDS encoding carbohydrate ABC transporter permease — protein sequence MNKGNTIFIGENKSFWERNRRSGGYLMKRRGKEIAISVFRALLMFGLCFMIIQPMVNRFAMSFMEENDLYDSTIVVLPRHVTLQNYVDVAALTNFPESMVNTLWISILMSVCQVISTTLVAYGFARFEFPLKKFWFACVVALIIIPPQTIQSALYMTFSKFDILGIFKATTGDTLSIRTSIWPYIMMCLTCMGLKDGLYIYMLRQYFKGVPESLEEAAYVDGCGTMHTFLKIMLPDAVPIIASCFLFSFVWQWTDLFYSRNFLSGYTLYAVQMSTMTTRMGRYYSTSLTDAITVTNGRSLQLISIAVLFCCIPLIILYCFTQRTFVESLAMTGSKE from the coding sequence ATGAATAAAGGCAACACGATCTTTATCGGTGAAAACAAAAGCTTCTGGGAAAGGAACCGCCGCAGCGGCGGCTACCTGATGAAGCGCCGCGGCAAGGAGATCGCAATCTCGGTTTTCCGCGCACTGCTGATGTTCGGTCTGTGCTTCATGATCATCCAGCCGATGGTGAACCGTTTCGCCATGAGTTTCATGGAGGAAAACGATCTTTACGATTCCACCATCGTGGTCCTGCCGCGACATGTGACGCTGCAGAATTATGTGGACGTGGCAGCCCTGACGAACTTCCCGGAATCCATGGTCAATACCCTCTGGATTTCCATCCTGATGTCCGTCTGCCAGGTGATCTCCACTACGCTGGTGGCTTACGGATTCGCCCGGTTTGAGTTCCCGCTGAAGAAATTCTGGTTTGCCTGTGTAGTGGCCCTGATCATCATTCCGCCCCAGACAATCCAGTCCGCCCTGTATATGACCTTCTCCAAGTTTGACATCCTGGGTATATTCAAGGCGACGACAGGGGACACGCTGAGTATCCGTACATCGATCTGGCCATACATCATGATGTGCCTGACCTGTATGGGCCTGAAGGACGGCCTGTACATCTACATGCTGAGACAGTATTTCAAGGGTGTTCCGGAAAGCCTGGAAGAAGCGGCCTATGTGGATGGCTGCGGAACGATGCATACCTTCCTGAAGATCATGCTGCCGGACGCTGTGCCGATCATTGCCAGCTGCTTCCTGTTCAGCTTTGTATGGCAGTGGACAGACCTGTTCTACAGCCGGAACTTCCTGAGCGGATATACGCTGTACGCTGTCCAGATGAGCACCATGACCACGCGGATGGGACGGTATTATTCCACATCCCTGACGGATGCCATCACCGTGACGAACGGGCGCTCCCTGCAGCTGATCTCCATCGCCGTGCTTTTCTGCTGTATTCCGCTGATCATCCTGTACTGCTTCACGCAGCGTACATTTGTGGAAAGCCTTGCGATGACGGGCTCCAAGGAATAA
- a CDS encoding carbohydrate ABC transporter permease has product MSKKNRVYREHWYSGIVEAFQMMIPGNKIYRTIPARRARTGYRFILPFIIGFLVFMIRPMILSVRMSMSQVNILTGAMTPMGLGNYEYAFGTDPNFNKYLVDEIGRMAINVIATLVLSFVIAVILNQKFKGRIICRIIFFLPVILSSGVLPGIESSNDILNLMKSINESVQNSSGVNVSAALEDLLKLSGVGNDVFKIIFQMIDSIYDIVMASGIQIIVFLSGLQSISPSLYEAADVEGCSAWESFWKITFPMVSPLLLVNCIYTIIDFFMKNDNKVIEHINEVMYGVQMDLGVASAESWIYFGVALAFIGVSSIIITGAVKSYE; this is encoded by the coding sequence ATGAGCAAAAAGAACAGGGTGTACCGGGAACACTGGTACAGCGGGATCGTTGAAGCTTTCCAGATGATGATCCCGGGGAACAAGATCTACCGGACCATACCTGCCAGGAGGGCACGTACCGGATACCGGTTTATCCTTCCGTTTATTATCGGTTTCCTGGTCTTTATGATCCGCCCCATGATCCTTTCCGTCAGGATGAGCATGAGCCAGGTGAACATCCTGACCGGCGCCATGACGCCTATGGGCCTTGGCAACTATGAGTATGCCTTCGGAACGGATCCCAACTTCAATAAGTACCTGGTGGATGAGATCGGCCGGATGGCCATCAATGTGATCGCCACCCTGGTGCTGAGCTTCGTGATCGCGGTCATCCTGAACCAGAAATTCAAGGGCCGGATCATCTGCCGCATCATCTTCTTCCTGCCGGTTATCCTTTCATCCGGCGTGCTGCCCGGCATTGAATCCTCCAACGACATCCTGAACCTGATGAAGAGCATCAACGAATCGGTTCAGAACAGCTCGGGCGTGAACGTATCCGCTGCGCTGGAGGACCTGCTGAAGCTGTCCGGCGTGGGCAATGACGTTTTCAAAATCATTTTCCAGATGATCGATTCCATCTATGACATCGTCATGGCCAGCGGTATCCAGATCATCGTGTTCCTGAGCGGCCTGCAGTCCATTTCGCCCTCCCTGTATGAGGCGGCGGACGTGGAAGGCTGTTCCGCGTGGGAATCCTTCTGGAAGATCACTTTCCCGATGGTCAGCCCGCTGCTCCTGGTTAACTGCATCTACACGATCATCGACTTCTTCATGAAGAACGATAACAAGGTCATCGAACACATCAACGAGGTAATGTACGGCGTACAGATGGACCTGGGTGTGGCTTCCGCTGAAAGCTGGATCTACTTCGGCGTGGCGCTGGCGTTCATCGGTGTCAGCTCGATCATTATCACAGGGGCGGTGAAATCCTATGAATAA
- a CDS encoding DUF5696 domain-containing protein: MKKKSIIRRLLPWIIVLVALAALIVFVMVPIYSRQERSFGRPTSVFYYDGDSKPLTMENEYLLFEMDAANTQFTVTNKATGKVWYSNPPERDKDALARGVNADVLSSTLGVTYIDSITTIELNNYTNSVAYQSFNIVPLDDGSIRADYAIGKLERIYMIPNAITKERYENFTNQLDKKDRKKLSNYYSLYEPSKLDKKKNKDEVIALYPSVTEQPLYILKDGLDAKGKQTAEDYFAKVGYNADELAIDEELKAGEKEKSRAVFNVSVIYRLEGKDLVVEVPYSAITCEGDYPITYVSLLPMFGAGGKNDEGFILVPEGGGSLIRYNNGKVSQSAYYANMFGWDYGTKRTEVINETEASFDAFGMSQQDGAFLCLMEGANSYGAISADIAGRLTEYNTVYAKYNVIHSDTYDVTKRSPRMMLMYENKIPDDTVIQRYRFLDDNGYVAMAKAYSEYLKAKPGMKQTEVREDMPVNVEIVGAIDKKQVRFGVPVDSIVPGTTFSETEEILDELTEADIRNLNIRVTGWANGGVRQRVLTSVHTVGELGGDAGMKKLTDHAKEKNVDLYYDGITCFAYNSGIFNGFIPFTNASRYTTREVAKLYPYDIVTYRLSEWMDPYYLVRPEYAQRCAANLLNALKDRQAAGVAFRDIGNLLSSDYYDGDTVTREQVKAMNIQTLKDADAGGLKISIKKGNEYALPYADLITDMDLTGNTYGIIDEKVPFYQMAIHGLKNYTGAPINLAGNYQDTVLECAEYGAGLNFTFMKTSTLVLRDSTFSCYHSAGYDPWKDQALEIISRYQKEMAGLNIQEMTGHEKLADGVSLTEYADGTKVYVNYNDYEYSAGGVRVPARDYLVKRGGGQ; encoded by the coding sequence ATGAAAAAGAAGAGCATCATCCGCCGGCTGCTTCCCTGGATCATTGTGCTGGTTGCACTTGCTGCACTGATCGTGTTCGTTATGGTTCCGATCTATTCCAGGCAGGAGCGTTCCTTCGGCAGGCCCACCTCCGTTTTCTACTATGACGGGGACAGCAAACCCCTGACCATGGAAAATGAATACCTGCTGTTTGAAATGGACGCGGCCAACACCCAGTTCACCGTGACCAACAAAGCTACCGGCAAGGTGTGGTATTCCAACCCGCCGGAAAGGGACAAGGACGCCCTGGCCCGCGGCGTGAACGCGGACGTTCTGTCCTCCACCCTCGGTGTGACTTACATCGATTCCATTACCACCATCGAACTGAACAACTATACCAACTCTGTTGCGTATCAGTCCTTCAACATCGTTCCGCTGGATGACGGTTCCATCCGGGCGGATTACGCGATCGGCAAACTGGAGAGGATCTATATGATCCCCAATGCCATCACCAAGGAACGGTATGAAAACTTCACCAACCAGCTGGACAAAAAGGACCGGAAAAAACTGTCCAACTATTATTCCCTCTATGAGCCCTCCAAGCTGGACAAGAAAAAGAACAAGGACGAAGTGATCGCCCTGTACCCCAGCGTGACGGAACAGCCGCTCTACATCCTCAAAGACGGACTGGACGCCAAGGGCAAGCAGACCGCGGAGGACTATTTCGCCAAGGTCGGCTATAATGCCGATGAGCTGGCGATCGACGAGGAACTGAAAGCAGGCGAGAAGGAAAAGAGCAGGGCAGTCTTCAATGTCAGTGTGATCTACCGCCTGGAAGGGAAGGACCTCGTGGTGGAGGTGCCTTATTCCGCGATCACCTGTGAGGGCGATTACCCGATCACCTACGTCAGCCTCCTGCCGATGTTCGGTGCGGGCGGAAAGAATGACGAAGGATTTATCCTGGTGCCCGAAGGCGGCGGGTCCCTGATCCGCTACAACAACGGCAAGGTTTCCCAGAGCGCCTACTATGCCAACATGTTCGGATGGGACTACGGTACCAAACGGACAGAAGTCATCAACGAAACAGAAGCTTCCTTTGACGCTTTCGGCATGAGCCAGCAGGACGGCGCGTTCCTGTGCCTGATGGAAGGCGCGAACTCCTACGGCGCCATCAGCGCGGATATTGCCGGACGGCTGACGGAATACAACACCGTCTATGCCAAGTACAACGTGATCCATTCCGATACCTATGACGTGACCAAGCGGTCTCCGCGGATGATGCTCATGTATGAGAACAAGATCCCGGATGACACGGTCATCCAGCGGTACAGGTTCCTGGATGATAACGGTTATGTGGCCATGGCCAAGGCTTATTCAGAATACCTGAAGGCCAAGCCGGGTATGAAACAGACCGAAGTCCGGGAAGATATGCCGGTGAATGTGGAGATCGTCGGCGCCATTGACAAGAAACAGGTCAGGTTCGGCGTTCCGGTGGATTCCATCGTTCCGGGAACCACTTTCAGCGAAACAGAGGAAATCCTGGATGAACTGACAGAAGCAGATATCAGGAATCTGAATATCCGCGTGACCGGATGGGCCAACGGCGGCGTACGCCAGCGGGTGCTGACCAGCGTCCACACAGTCGGTGAGCTGGGCGGCGACGCGGGCATGAAAAAACTGACGGATCATGCCAAAGAAAAGAACGTTGATCTGTATTATGACGGGATCACCTGCTTCGCCTACAACAGCGGCATCTTCAACGGCTTTATCCCGTTCACCAACGCATCCCGGTATACCACCCGGGAAGTCGCAAAGCTTTATCCCTATGATATCGTGACCTACCGGCTGAGCGAGTGGATGGATCCCTATTACCTGGTACGGCCGGAATACGCGCAGAGATGTGCGGCGAACCTGCTGAACGCGCTGAAGGACCGGCAGGCGGCCGGCGTAGCCTTCCGCGATATCGGCAATCTGCTGAGCTCCGACTATTATGACGGAGACACGGTCACCCGTGAGCAGGTGAAGGCTATGAACATCCAGACACTGAAGGATGCGGACGCCGGCGGTCTGAAGATCTCCATCAAGAAAGGCAACGAATACGCGCTGCCTTACGCTGACCTGATCACGGATATGGACCTGACAGGCAACACCTACGGTATCATCGATGAAAAGGTGCCTTTCTATCAGATGGCGATCCACGGACTCAAGAACTATACCGGCGCGCCGATCAACCTGGCCGGCAATTACCAGGATACTGTGCTGGAATGTGCCGAATACGGCGCCGGCCTGAACTTCACCTTTATGAAGACCAGCACCCTTGTGCTCCGGGATTCCACTTTCAGCTGCTATCATTCCGCCGGATATGATCCGTGGAAGGATCAGGCACTGGAGATCATCAGCCGCTACCAGAAGGAAATGGCCGGCCTGAACATCCAGGAAATGACCGGTCATGAGAAGCTGGCGGACGGCGTGTCCCTGACCGAGTATGCGGACGGCACCAAGGTATACGTCAACTATAACGATTATGAATACAGTGCCGGCGGTGTCCGTGTACCTGCCCGGGATTATCTCGTGAAAAGAGGTGGCGGACAATGA
- a CDS encoding Yip1 family protein: protein MSTAKSVVSSDGVLSAAGSNSWWSRYTHAIKYAFHVITHPFDGYWDLTRENHGTVGAANTFLALFLITYVLKILCTSFQFYDVAVQHVNIWEQMASLLLPFLVLCIANWAMTTLFEGKGKFRDIYIAMCYALVPYIIIQLPMILVSNMLTFEEGSLYSVMLSVSVIWCFFLVFIGLMQIHDYGPGKTFIFIFVTIFGGCVIIFLALTFFSLLSDAIGFFVSLYREMAFRLN from the coding sequence ATGAGCACAGCAAAGTCCGTCGTGAGCAGTGACGGTGTACTGAGCGCAGCCGGAAGCAATTCCTGGTGGAGCCGTTACACCCACGCGATCAAGTACGCGTTTCATGTGATCACCCATCCCTTTGACGGATACTGGGACCTGACCCGTGAGAACCATGGAACGGTCGGCGCGGCCAACACTTTCCTGGCCCTGTTCCTGATCACCTACGTGCTGAAGATCCTGTGCACAAGTTTCCAGTTCTATGATGTGGCTGTTCAGCATGTCAACATCTGGGAGCAGATGGCATCGCTGCTGCTGCCCTTCCTGGTTCTGTGCATTGCCAACTGGGCCATGACCACCCTGTTTGAAGGCAAGGGCAAGTTCCGCGATATCTATATCGCGATGTGCTACGCGCTGGTGCCCTATATCATCATCCAGCTGCCGATGATCCTGGTCAGCAACATGCTGACCTTTGAAGAGGGAAGCCTTTACAGTGTTATGCTGAGCGTCAGCGTGATCTGGTGCTTCTTCCTGGTATTTATCGGCCTGATGCAGATCCACGATTACGGTCCCGGCAAAACCTTCATCTTTATCTTTGTGACCATATTCGGAGGATGCGTGATCATTTTCCTGGCACTCACATTCTTCAGCCTGCTCAGCGATGCGATCGGCTTCTTTGTCAGCCTGTACCGCGAGATGGCATTCCGTTTGAATTAA
- a CDS encoding NHL repeat-containing protein, producing the protein MMMKKAVSFLLILMLLLPAACALADDSFNLNKDGYSTSYTYGYDYWRDVQESPDAYRIKTVLDSISLGLENLNGKKLNKPQGLFVQGNNLYVVDTGNNRIIQIKHENEQYHVVRVIDKVEGASVNDFNTPYDVFVDDAENIYVADYSNHRVVMMDKDLNLIREYTKPSDPTFNQAQDYLPKKLTVDVAGRVYVLATNVNKGLVKYEADGTFTGFIGATPVKYNMAEYLWKRYFQTAEQRAQSTAFVPTEYENLYMDKDGFIYVTTTSFKEAELDSDQAKPIRRLNSLGNDILIKNDKWPPIGDLWWKEADSTYYGPSRMTDITVFDDDIYVALDRIRGRLFGYDPQGVMLWAFGTRGSTDGAFMRAIALEHMDRDLFVLDEVKNNITVFTPTEYGRTIYLANEKYHEGDYEGSAEVWQDVLKNNANYSLAFRGVARSILREDKFEEAMEYYKMAHDRENYGRVFKLYRKEWVEKNIGWIVAILAAVIIIPLLLGRIKRMKWEVIMHEHSKVRREQ; encoded by the coding sequence GTGATGATGAAAAAGGCAGTCTCCTTTCTGCTGATCCTGATGCTCCTGCTGCCCGCGGCCTGCGCCCTGGCAGACGACAGCTTCAACCTGAACAAGGATGGCTACAGCACCTCCTATACGTACGGATATGACTACTGGCGCGATGTGCAAGAGTCTCCGGACGCGTACCGGATCAAAACTGTGCTGGACAGCATCAGCCTTGGCCTGGAAAACCTGAACGGGAAAAAGCTGAACAAGCCCCAGGGCCTGTTTGTACAGGGAAACAACCTGTATGTCGTCGACACGGGCAACAACCGCATTATCCAGATCAAACATGAAAACGAACAGTATCATGTGGTCCGGGTGATCGACAAGGTTGAGGGAGCGTCGGTCAATGACTTCAACACTCCCTACGATGTTTTCGTGGATGATGCGGAAAACATCTATGTGGCGGACTATTCCAACCACCGGGTCGTGATGATGGACAAGGACCTGAACCTGATCCGGGAATACACCAAGCCTTCTGATCCCACCTTCAACCAGGCGCAGGATTACCTGCCGAAGAAGCTGACGGTGGACGTGGCCGGCCGCGTGTACGTGCTGGCCACGAACGTGAACAAGGGCCTGGTCAAATACGAGGCGGACGGAACCTTCACCGGTTTCATCGGGGCAACGCCGGTTAAATACAATATGGCGGAATACCTCTGGAAACGGTACTTCCAGACCGCGGAACAGCGGGCACAGTCCACGGCGTTCGTTCCCACGGAATATGAAAACCTTTATATGGACAAGGACGGCTTCATCTACGTCACCACGACGTCCTTCAAGGAAGCCGAACTGGACAGCGACCAGGCCAAGCCGATCCGCCGGCTGAACAGTCTGGGAAATGATATCCTGATTAAGAACGACAAATGGCCGCCCATCGGCGACCTGTGGTGGAAGGAAGCGGACTCCACCTATTACGGTCCCAGCCGGATGACGGACATCACCGTGTTCGACGATGATATCTACGTCGCGCTGGACCGGATCCGCGGCCGCCTGTTCGGATACGATCCTCAGGGCGTCATGCTGTGGGCCTTCGGTACCCGCGGAAGCACGGACGGCGCCTTCATGCGGGCTATCGCGCTGGAGCATATGGACAGGGACCTGTTCGTGCTGGACGAGGTGAAGAACAACATCACGGTGTTCACCCCCACCGAGTACGGCAGGACGATCTACCTGGCCAATGAGAAGTATCACGAAGGTGACTACGAAGGCAGCGCGGAAGTCTGGCAGGACGTGCTGAAGAACAACGCCAACTATTCCCTGGCGTTCCGCGGCGTTGCCCGCTCCATCCTGCGGGAAGACAAGTTTGAGGAAGCCATGGAATATTATAAGATGGCGCATGACCGGGAAAACTACGGTCGGGTCTTCAAACTGTACCGGAAGGAATGGGTGGAAAAGAACATCGGCTGGATTGTCGCGATCCTGGCAGCGGTGATCATCATTCCGCTGCTCCTGGGCCGGATCAAGAGAATGAAGTGGGAGGTGATCATGCATGAGCACAGCAAAGTCCGTCGTGAGCAGTGA
- a CDS encoding carbohydrate ABC transporter permease, which translates to MSENNTVRSSGTLQLINGKKFRGELVAGEQGAAFYAKGKKEPMAEWHYARMNRMDNIRRGGTTSQITVILKDDTRYVFELAQGLKLHSFMDKNWADKPVVVKTRGDILHEQAERLGQKIEVPKKHLITRRHPNRSIGGDIVIYLMLLIVAMAMFFPLFFMIGSALKPLDELLRIPPPIWPSHPTLDNFSDLFVTMGKSFVPFSRYLMNTIFVTVVGTFGHLVVAGMAAFVLAKYEFPGGRLFFGLVTTCLMFSGYVTGIPNYLIMSKLGMVDTYWSLILPAFCAPIGLFLMKQFMEGLPTALIEAATIDGASRFRVFWSIVMPNVKPAWLTMIIFSVQALWNNPATTLIYSEAKKPLVYAMNQIQGQTMTNIARTGETAAATMIITMVPILIFIFSQSRILETMASSGIKD; encoded by the coding sequence ATGAGTGAGAACAATACGGTCAGATCCAGCGGTACCCTGCAGCTGATCAACGGAAAAAAATTCCGCGGCGAACTGGTCGCGGGTGAACAGGGTGCGGCATTCTATGCCAAGGGCAAAAAGGAGCCCATGGCCGAGTGGCATTACGCCCGGATGAACCGGATGGACAACATCCGCCGGGGCGGCACCACCAGCCAGATTACGGTCATCCTGAAGGATGACACCCGATATGTGTTTGAACTGGCCCAGGGCCTGAAGCTTCACAGCTTCATGGACAAGAACTGGGCGGATAAGCCTGTTGTGGTGAAGACCCGCGGCGATATTCTGCATGAGCAGGCGGAACGGCTGGGCCAGAAGATCGAAGTGCCGAAGAAGCATCTGATCACCCGGCGCCATCCCAACCGGTCCATCGGCGGCGATATCGTGATCTACCTGATGCTGCTGATCGTCGCTATGGCGATGTTCTTCCCGCTGTTCTTCATGATCGGTTCAGCGCTGAAACCGCTGGATGAACTGCTGCGGATTCCGCCGCCCATCTGGCCCAGCCATCCGACCCTGGACAACTTCTCCGACCTGTTTGTCACGATGGGGAAGAGCTTCGTTCCGTTCAGCCGGTACCTGATGAACACCATCTTCGTAACGGTTGTCGGTACATTCGGCCACCTGGTCGTTGCCGGCATGGCGGCCTTCGTACTGGCCAAGTATGAATTCCCCGGCGGACGGCTGTTCTTCGGCCTGGTCACCACCTGCCTGATGTTCTCCGGTTACGTGACCGGTATTCCGAACTACCTGATCATGAGCAAGCTGGGCATGGTGGATACCTACTGGTCCCTGATCCTGCCGGCCTTCTGCGCTCCGATCGGCCTGTTCCTGATGAAGCAGTTCATGGAAGGACTGCCCACAGCCCTGATCGAGGCGGCGACCATTGACGGCGCCAGCCGGTTCCGGGTGTTCTGGAGCATCGTGATGCCCAACGTCAAGCCTGCCTGGCTGACGATGATCATCTTCAGCGTGCAGGCCCTGTGGAACAACCCGGCCACAACGCTGATCTATTCTGAAGCGAAAAAGCCGCTGGTCTACGCCATGAACCAGATCCAGGGCCAGACCATGACCAATATCGCACGTACGGGTGAAACGGCCGCGGCCACAATGATTATCACAATGGTTCCGATCCTTATCTTTATCTTCAGCCAGAGCCGGATCCTGGAGACCATGGCCTCCTCCGGCATCAAGGACTAA
- a CDS encoding carbohydrate ABC transporter permease, whose amino-acid sequence MQSQSFASRFLTMKREKMAHGWTLAKRNKGCYLFLAPYAILFFTFFILPIATSIVLSFTYYNILEPPRFIGLQNYINLILQDEVFLTSIKNTLVCAVIVGPVGYILSFLFAWFINELPKWLRAIAVIVFYAPSLGAGAITVFSTLFRADAYGWLNSILIELGILNAPNMWLLDPRYMLTIVIIVSLWMSMGTGFLSFVAGFQGIDRSMYEAGYVDGVRNRWQELYHITLPSMKPMLLFGAVMSIASSFNISDVPRALCGFPSTDYAARTVVTHLFDYGFVRFEMGYASAVAVILFLAMIISKKAIAALLGRVGT is encoded by the coding sequence ATGCAGTCACAGTCTTTTGCGTCAAGATTCCTGACCATGAAGCGGGAAAAGATGGCTCATGGCTGGACGCTGGCGAAGCGGAACAAGGGATGCTACCTGTTCCTCGCGCCGTATGCGATCCTGTTTTTCACCTTCTTTATCCTGCCGATCGCAACGTCCATCGTTCTGAGCTTTACCTATTACAACATCCTGGAGCCCCCGCGGTTTATCGGCCTCCAGAACTACATCAACCTGATCCTGCAGGACGAAGTGTTCCTGACTTCCATCAAAAACACCCTCGTCTGCGCGGTGATCGTCGGACCGGTGGGATATATCCTGTCCTTCCTGTTCGCCTGGTTTATCAATGAACTGCCGAAGTGGCTGCGGGCAATCGCGGTGATCGTTTTCTACGCTCCCTCGCTGGGCGCCGGCGCCATCACGGTTTTCAGCACCCTGTTCCGTGCCGATGCCTATGGCTGGCTGAACTCCATCCTGATCGAGCTGGGCATCCTGAACGCGCCGAACATGTGGCTGCTGGATCCCCGGTATATGCTGACCATCGTTATCATTGTCAGCCTGTGGATGAGCATGGGTACCGGCTTCCTGAGCTTTGTGGCCGGTTTCCAGGGCATCGACCGCAGCATGTATGAAGCGGGTTATGTGGACGGCGTCCGCAACCGCTGGCAGGAGCTGTACCATATCACGCTGCCCAGCATGAAGCCCATGCTGCTGTTCGGCGCGGTTATGAGCATCGCTTCCTCTTTCAATATCAGCGACGTTCCGCGGGCCCTGTGCGGTTTTCCCTCCACGGACTATGCCGCGCGCACGGTGGTTACCCACCTGTTCGACTACGGTTTCGTCCGGTTTGAGATGGGCTACGCCAGTGCCGTCGCGGTAATCCTGTTCCTGGCTATGATCATCAGTAAGAAAGCAATCGCCGCGTTGCTGGGAAGGGTGGGTACCTGA